In Aequorivita sp. H23M31, a single window of DNA contains:
- a CDS encoding DUF3098 domain-containing protein, whose translation MGEKKRREEVEKPEFIFHAKNYKFMLIGIAFIALGFILMAGGGSDDPNVFNPEIYSWRRIRLAPALVLIGFAIEVYAILLNPSPKEEN comes from the coding sequence ATGGGAGAAAAAAAACGAAGAGAAGAAGTGGAAAAGCCGGAATTTATTTTCCACGCTAAGAACTATAAGTTTATGCTTATTGGGATTGCATTTATTGCCTTGGGTTTTATTTTGATGGCCGGCGGCGGAAGTGACGATCCAAATGTTTTTAATCCTGAAATTTATAGTTGGAGAAGGATTAGACTTGCTCCTGCCTTGGTTTTAATAGGGTTTGCCATTGAGGTTTATGCCATTTTGTTGAATCCTTCGCCTAAAGAAGAAAATTAG
- a CDS encoding undecaprenyl-diphosphate phosphatase, translated as MDTFQAFVLAIIEGLTEFLPVSSTGHLIIASSFFGIAQDDFTKLFTIVIQLGTILSVVVLYFRRFFQSIDFYYKLLVAFLPAVVLGLLLNDVIDSLLESPLTVAISLVIGGIILIKVDDWFGDGEETEISYITALKIGFFQCLAMIPGVSRSGASIVGGMTQKLSRKTAAEFSFFLAVPTMLGATVKKSYDYYKAGFELTPDQVNHLIIGNVVGFIVALIAIKFFIDYLSKHGFKIFGYYRIFAGVAILLIHFFVMKLEVI; from the coding sequence GTGGATACATTTCAAGCTTTTGTTCTTGCCATTATTGAGGGGTTAACCGAATTTTTACCCGTTTCATCAACCGGTCATTTAATCATTGCATCTTCATTTTTTGGCATTGCCCAAGATGATTTTACAAAACTTTTTACCATAGTTATCCAATTGGGTACTATTCTCTCTGTAGTTGTTTTATATTTTAGAAGATTTTTCCAAAGTATAGATTTCTATTATAAACTTTTGGTGGCCTTTCTTCCGGCAGTGGTACTAGGTCTATTATTGAATGACGTTATTGATAGTTTGCTCGAAAGTCCGTTGACAGTTGCAATTTCATTGGTAATTGGTGGAATAATACTTATAAAAGTCGACGATTGGTTTGGAGATGGGGAAGAAACCGAAATCTCTTATATAACCGCATTGAAAATTGGATTTTTTCAATGTTTGGCAATGATTCCAGGTGTTTCCCGAAGCGGTGCAAGTATCGTTGGTGGGATGACCCAGAAATTATCGAGAAAAACCGCTGCGGAATTTTCCTTCTTTTTAGCGGTTCCAACAATGCTCGGAGCAACCGTAAAGAAAAGTTACGATTATTATAAGGCTGGTTTTGAATTAACTCCAGATCAGGTGAACCATCTTATTATTGGAAATGTTGTAGGATTTATAGTCGCACTGATTGCCATAAAATTCTTTATAGATTATTTGAGCAAACACGGATTTAAGATTTTCGGCTACTATCGCATTTTCGCTGGAGTTGCCATTTTGTTGATCCACTTTTTTGTAATGAAGTTGGAGGTTATTTAA
- a CDS encoding tetratricopeptide repeat protein: MSIKQIIFIGTIFHVFLSCKEKSTSDFATLDDSKKEELSNYYHELSNYFLQPSELYRVYKDSALMVQPDNVEIRQKLSYSYKKVGDHIKAMEVLNKAVEIDTAQGKTDVLEYRAWTLLYYYRDYEGAVRDVDLIEKISGRTYNPCWGEPCGFHKGQALYKLREYEKAIETFEIVNIEEEKIGFDINDNYMIFFYMGRCYAEMKDFDNAIKYYKKSLASVDKFPEAYFQLGLVYKMLNKKAKADKNFELAKKYIAYNMGEPYVERFDKVFLYRIEREMNE; this comes from the coding sequence ATGTCCATAAAACAAATCATTTTTATAGGAACTATTTTTCATGTATTTCTAAGCTGTAAAGAAAAATCGACTTCAGATTTTGCAACGTTGGACGACAGCAAAAAAGAGGAGCTATCAAATTACTATCACGAATTATCAAATTATTTTTTGCAACCCTCAGAATTATATCGGGTTTATAAAGATTCTGCATTAATGGTACAGCCAGATAATGTGGAAATAAGACAGAAACTTTCCTATTCCTATAAGAAAGTAGGAGACCATATTAAGGCGATGGAAGTTTTGAACAAAGCCGTGGAAATTGACACTGCACAGGGTAAAACAGATGTTTTGGAATATAGAGCTTGGACGCTTTTGTACTATTATAGAGATTATGAAGGTGCGGTAAGAGACGTGGATTTAATTGAAAAAATATCAGGGAGAACTTATAATCCATGCTGGGGAGAGCCTTGTGGGTTTCATAAAGGGCAAGCTTTATATAAACTTCGTGAATACGAAAAAGCCATTGAAACCTTTGAGATTGTTAACATTGAAGAAGAGAAAATTGGTTTCGATATTAACGACAATTATATGATTTTCTTCTATATGGGAAGGTGTTATGCTGAAATGAAAGATTTCGATAACGCAATTAAATATTATAAAAAATCTTTGGCCTCCGTCGACAAATTTCCGGAAGCGTATTTTCAATTAGGGTTGGTTTACAAGATGTTAAATAAAAAGGCGAAAGCTGATAAAAATTTTGAATTGGCAAAAAAATACATTGCTTATAATATGGGTGAGCCTTATGTCGAGAGATTTGAC